CTGGTCTGCAACTCCTGCCCAGCTACCCACAGCGTATCGGCATCCAGTGATAACTTTATTACCACTGTTTCGGGAAGGGAATTCGGCCCAAAGTCCGCTTCGCCTTTATTAAATTCCTGATAGTTCGCGGAATCCAGCGGTTGCCAGCTTTCACCATCACGACTGAGTTTAGGAAAGTAACGATGCTTGGCATTTTGGTAGGTAAATTTTACCAGTGCTTCTTTCGGCTCGTCTGACCAAATTTTGAAGGCATACCAGGGGCTAGGATTAATAGGTGCATTTTCGGGAGTGATCCACACCATCAGCGTATCTTCTTTCATTAAAGCTCCGTTAAGCCGGGCTCCGTCAAACTCGTTACTAATGTAAATTCCAGCATCCTCAAACGCAAACGTAGTTTGGTACTGCTGCTGAATAGGTCGGGGACTGGTATCTACTTCCTGAACCTGGCCCTGGCCTTGGTATGTTTTCTTGGGAGTCTGCGACCAGCCAATCAAGCTACTGGTCAGCATTAGTAAAATGATAAGTGTAGTGTGCATAGTAAATGATTGCGAAGCAAACTAAATAACATCAATCCACCATCCTTATCTGTCCTGAATGGCTCCGCTGAATCTACGAATATTTTGCTAATGGTTGCCCCTTACCTACTCTAGCGAAGCCCCAAGCGAGAAGCAGTCCGGTAATAATATCCCAGATGCCCCACCAACCGGCCAGAAACGCCATACCTCCCAGCCCATCGTAAAAGTTGAAGATAATCACCAGGGCTAGACCCGAGTTCTGAATGCCCGTTTCTATTGCGATGGCTTTTCGGTCAGACAATTTGAGCCCAAATAACGCACTTATTCCGTAGCCAAGTAAATACGCCAACGTGTTATGAGCCAGCACAATCAGCAACAGTAAATGAACGTACTGTAGGAATAGGTCAAAGTTCGCCGAAAAAGCGGCAACGATAAAGACTGCGAATATAATCAATGAGAAAATTCGCATGGGTCGCCGCGCTTTCTGCGTGAACTTAGGAAAATACCGATTAACCAGCATCCCTACCAACAATGGCAGTCCAACTACCCACAGAAGCGTGCCGATCATCTGACCTACTGATAAAGAAATGGCCGACACTTCGCTCTGCGACTGTAGATACAAACCTGACCAAAAAGTAAAGTTAAGCGGTACGGTGACCACGGCTACCAGCGTAGCCAAAGCGGTTAGGCTTACCGATAAAGCTCCATTGCCTTTCGCCATCACAGTAAACATATTGGATAGGTTACCCCCGGGACAGGCGGCCACTAACAGCATGCCCAGAGCAACACTGGTGGTGGGCTGAATTATCCGAATAAGTAGATAACTGATAGCAGGTAACAACAAAAGTTGAGAAGCCAATCCGACTAATACGCTACGCGGAGAACGAAACAGCCGTTG
This region of Tunicatimonas pelagia genomic DNA includes:
- a CDS encoding bile acid:sodium symporter family protein; protein product: MEVLDKLTLNFNQQSLQLLNFCLSLVMFGVALELTVADFQRLFRSPRSVLVGLASQLLLLPAISYLLIRIIQPTTSVALGMLLVAACPGGNLSNMFTVMAKGNGALSVSLTALATLVAVVTVPLNFTFWSGLYLQSQSEVSAISLSVGQMIGTLLWVVGLPLLVGMLVNRYFPKFTQKARRPMRIFSLIIFAVFIVAAFSANFDLFLQYVHLLLLIVLAHNTLAYLLGYGISALFGLKLSDRKAIAIETGIQNSGLALVIIFNFYDGLGGMAFLAGWWGIWDIITGLLLAWGFARVGKGQPLAKYS